A segment of the Odoribacter splanchnicus DSM 20712 genome:
TTTTTGTCCGTAATAATATGCGGGTTTTATTGATTTTATTGAGTTTGGTGATTTTGGGCATGCTGACCATGTCTTTTATTTCGTTGAGATATGAGGCATTGCAACTAAGTCCGGTAGTTTGGTTATTTATTCAAAGTCTCTGTTTATATCTGGCTTATTTGTGTTTTCAGACTATTTTCTTTGATCGTTTTATAGCTTGTTTCCGTATCCGGGGGAATGTCGGTTTTTTTATTGTATTGATTGATTTCATCGGTTATTTAGGAACGGTGATTGTCTTAGCCGTAAAGGAATTTTTAAATCCGGATATCAATTGGTTATCGTTTTATAACCAATTGGCGGGTTATGTGGGTTTGGGATGCAGTGTATTGTTTGTCGGTGCTTGGGTTTATCTGTACCGGCAGGCAAAACGAAGAGCGTCTGAAAAGGTGATGCCTCTGGAAGCTGCTCATGCTTATTGATTGGTTTTATTCTAATTACAGTAATATTTGATTTAAGGACATGAAAAAAGTTAGTTGTGTCATTATGGATTGGGCCGGAACGGCTGTCGATTTTGGGTGTTTTGCTCCATTGAATGCTTTTTTGAGGGTGTTTCAGGAGCAGGGTGTGACGATCACTTACCGGCAAGCCCGTGAACCGATGGGATTATTAAAGATTGAACATATAAAGGCTATTTTGAAAATGCCTGAAGTGAGTGAAAGATTTCGTACAGCACATGGACGGGAATGGAATCAGAATGATGTCGCAATCATGTATCAGAGTTTTGAGAAACATTTGTTTGCTTCACTTCAGGATTTTACGACTCCTGTTCCGGGAGTTATAGAGACAATGGAACAATTACGTCGTGAAGGGATCCGTATTGGTTCAACGACAGGGTATACCGACGCTATGATGAAAATTGTACAACCCGGAGCTGCTGCTCAGGGATATACTGTAGATTGTCTGGTAACTCCGGATCATTTGCCTGCCGGACGCCCGGCTCCTTATATGATTTACCGGAACATGACAGAGCTGGCGATTCCTTCTGTTGACGAGGTGGTTAAAGTTGGAGATACTATCGCCGATATCCGGGAAGGATTGAATGCAAAAGTATGTTCTGTCGGAGTAATTACAGGTAGTAATGAGTTGGGGTTGACCGAGGAGGAATACAAAACTATGCCTGAACCGGAGTTATATACTTTGAAACAAGAGGTCAGAGAGCGGATGATGGCAGCCGGTGCACATTATGTGCTGGATAATATCCGTGAATTGCCGGACCTGATACATAATTTAATGAATAAAAAATAATAGGTGTATGAGAAATTATTTACTGTTGACCCCTGGACCGTTGAGTACTTCTGAGACGGTGA
Coding sequences within it:
- the phnX gene encoding phosphonoacetaldehyde hydrolase produces the protein MKKVSCVIMDWAGTAVDFGCFAPLNAFLRVFQEQGVTITYRQAREPMGLLKIEHIKAILKMPEVSERFRTAHGREWNQNDVAIMYQSFEKHLFASLQDFTTPVPGVIETMEQLRREGIRIGSTTGYTDAMMKIVQPGAAAQGYTVDCLVTPDHLPAGRPAPYMIYRNMTELAIPSVDEVVKVGDTIADIREGLNAKVCSVGVITGSNELGLTEEEYKTMPEPELYTLKQEVRERMMAAGAHYVLDNIRELPDLIHNLMNKK